The Synchiropus splendidus isolate RoL2022-P1 chromosome 8, RoL_Sspl_1.0, whole genome shotgun sequence genome has a window encoding:
- the dhx34 gene encoding probable ATP-dependent RNA helicase DHX34 — protein sequence MSSDRWDWDSPQCRAQLDEIFFRPHDYIQAGSAEHREFWAFFDRFRRFKAKKEMCGSGSSHLYDREPERHKKKVLDLPEEYDARYRINVSVCTGDIDERLGRSEHRGGRNSYGPGSREISEFRLVLLQFLDFNQKQSFGKLAKLRREQKNLPICQYRDKIVKLVRKHPVVVVAGDTGCGKSTQVPQYLLSAGFTNIACTQPRRIACISLAKRVSYESLNQYGSKVGYQIRFETTRTTATKLLFLTEGLLLRQIQQDATLEQYQVVIVDEVHERHLHCDFLLGVLRTLLLTRSDLRLVLMSATINIKLFSDYFSGAPVLQVPGRLFPIQVIYKPIPPEEQASRSEKLDPRPYLRILQGIDQRYPPEERGDLLLFLSGVAEISTIQEACQVYATHTQRWIVLALHSTLSLAQQDKVFDIAPPGVRKCIISTNIAETSVTIDGVRFVVDSGKVKEMSYDPKAKMQRLQEFWISRASSEQRKGRAGRTGPGVCYRLYAESDYDAFAPYPVPEIHRVALDSLVLQMKSMSLGDPLSFVFIDPPPAASIQTAITYLKEQGALDRRGELTSIGRLLAQLPVDVVIGKMLVLGSLFSLVEPVLTVAAALSVQSPFLRSSQQNPDCSTACQPLISNQGDPFTLLNTFNAWVEVKGERGGGSRKWCRRRGLEEQRLYEMVNLRRQFKELLKSHRLLESDLDVTSGGDREQRRQRFTERRKLHQMKREHEQQATSRRKVLRMEDGQEGDLSSGSDTDQASRSRSKKEKSEKDVDIQEVKFKLRHNVSELQDAVSQDLTSRQQALLKLLLCRGLYPQLALPDDHNTARKDSDQVFHTKNKQGVVIHPTSVFANSPEILQVPDEDGRETGPDRTNSSKHQLLAFVTLLETNKPYLSNCVRVPALQALLLVSNSVDSNADCSRLVVDGWLELELLNPEEALRVLSTALTLRAEWERLLLVQLEQDASDSGPAVSRKAMEKLSDGLVRFLLYTEIRYSVRRLTALQTQSLYVGPQAESQKCAGPDQLFPGVEAKPDPIKGGLRVSSFFTYNCLTDSRDLYSECLRTFWTCPNCDLYMPLTPLERMQHETTCRRAEEVQQADEEAGVKSASSTSRLTRVYHCDVCDEDLTLTPTEILKHKRQHMFSAK from the exons ATGAGTTCCGACCGCTGGGACTGGGACAGTCCGCAGTGTCGAGCCCAGTTGGATGAAATCTTTTTCCGTCCGCATGACTACATTCAAGCCGGCAGCGCTGAACACCGCGAATTTTGGGCTTTCTTCGACCGTTTTCGGAGATTTAAGGCGAAGAAGGAGATGTGCGGTTCTGGGTCCAGTCATCTGTACGACCGGGAACCAGAGCGCCACAAGAAGAAGGTACTGGATCTCCCGGAGGAGTACGATGCTCGGTACCGTATCAACGTCTCTGTGTGCACCGGGGACATCGACGAGCGTCTGGGCAGATCCGAGCACCGCGGCGGACGTAATTCATACGGTCCGGGTTCCAGGGAAATCTCGGAGTTTCGTCTGGTTCTGTTGCAGTTTTTAGACTTTAACCAGAAGCAGAGCTTTGGCAAACTGGCCAAACTGCGGCGGGAGCAGAAGAACCTGCCCATATGCCAGTACAGAGACAAGATTGTGAAGTTGGTGAGGAAGCAcccagtggtggtggtggctggGGATACCGGGTGTGGGAAATCAACTCAGGTGCCTCAGTATCTGCTCTCTGCTGGATTCACCAACATTGCTTGCACCCAACCTCGCCGCATCGCATGCATCTCCCTGGCCAAGAGAGTCAGCTACGAGAGTCTGAACCAGTACGGCTCCAAG GTGGGCTACCAGATCCGCTTTGAAACCACCCGGACCACAGCCACCAAGCTGCTGTTCCTCACGGAGGGTCTGCTGCTGCGGCAGATCCAGCAGGATGCCACCCTGGAACAGTACCAGGTTGTGATTGTGGACGAAGTTCATGAGAGGCACCTCCACTGCGACTTCCTGCTGGGTGTCCTGCGCACGCTGCTGCTCACTCGCTCCGACCTGCGACTGGTTCTCATGTCAGCCACCATCAACATCAAGCTCTTCTCCGACTATTTCAGTGGTGCTCCGGTGCTGCAGGTGCCAGGACGACTGTTTCCCATTCAA GTCATCTACAAGCCTATCCCTCCTGAGGAACAAGCCTCACGCTCAGAGAAGCTGGACCCTCGTCCCTACCTGCGGATCCTGCAGGGCATTGACCAGCGTTACCCTCCTGAGGAACGAGGCGACCTGCTCCTATTCCTCAGTGGTGTAGCGGAGATCTCCACCATCCAGGAGGCGTGTCAGGTCTACGCCACGCACACGCAGCGCTGGATTGTGTTGGCGCTGCACAGCACGCTGTCTCTGGCTCAGCAGGATAAG GTGTTTGACATCGCTCCTCCTGGAGTCAGGAAGTGCATCATCTCCACGAACATCGCAGAGACGTCAGTCACTATCGACGGAGTTCGTTTTGTTGTCGACTCAG GGAAAGTGAAGGAAATGAGTTATGACCCCAAAGCAAAGATGCAGCGCCTGCAGGAGTTCTGGATCAGCCGAGCCAGCTCCGAGCAGAGGAAAGGTCGCGCTGGTCGCACCGGTCCCGGGGTTTGTTACCGCCTCTATGCAGAGTCTGACTACGATGCCTTCGCTCCGTATCCCGTCCCGGAAATCCACCGAGTGGCTCTGGACTCCCTGGTTCTTCAG ATGAAGAGCATGAGTCTTGGGGATCCACTCTCCTTTGTCTTTATCGACCCCCCTCCGGCGGCCAGTATCCAGACAGCCATCACCTACCTGAAGGAGCAGGGTGCCCTGGACCGGCGTGGGGAACTCACCTCCATCGGACGTTTGCTGGCTCAGCTGCCGGTGGATGTTGTCATCG GAAAGATGCTGGTTCTGGGTTCCCTCTTCAGTCTAGTGGAGCCGGTCCTGACGGTCGCAGCAGCTCTCAGCGTCCAGTCTCCGTTCCTGCGCAGCTCCCAGCAGAACCCGGACTGTTCCACAGCCTGCCAGCCGCTGATCAGCAACCAGGGCGACCCGTTTACCCTGCTCAACACCTTCAACGCCTGGGTGGAG GTTAAGGGGGAACGAGGCGGGGGCTCCAGGAAGTGGTGCCGAAGGAGAGGCCTGGAAGAGCAGCGACTCTACGAGATGGTCAACTTACGCCGGCAGTTTAAG GAGTTGCTGAAGAGTCACAGGCTGCTGGAGTCTGATCTTGATGTGACCTCTGGTGGCGATCGAGAGCAGCGCAGGCAGAGAttcacagagaggaggaagctccATCAGATGAAGAGGGAACATGAGCAGCAGGCGACCAGCCGACGTAAAGTCCTGAGGATGGAGGACGGACAGGAGGGAGACCTGTCCTCAGGGTCAGACACGGACCAGGCGAGCCGGAGCAGAAGCAAGAAGGAAAAGTCAGAAAAGGATGTGGACATCCAG gaagtgaagttcAAGTTGCGTCACAACGTCTCAGAGCTGCAGGACGCTGTGAGCCAGGACCTGACCTCGCGTCAGCAGGCCCTTCTCAAACTGCTGCTGTGCCGAGGGCTCTACCCTCAGCTGGCTCTTCCAGACGATCACAACACCGCCAGGAAGGACTCGGACCAG GTCTTCCACACGAAGAACAAGCAGGGTGTGGTGATCCATCCCACCAGCGTCTTCGCCAACAGCCCTGAGATCCTGCAGGTGCCCGATGAAGACGGCAGAGAGACGG GTCCGGACCGGACCAACAGCAGCAAGCACCAACTCCTGGCCTTCGTCACCCTGCTGGAGACCAACAAGCCTTATCTCTCCAACTGTGTCAGAGTCCCTGCGCTGCAG GCGCTGCTGCTGGTCTCGAACTCGGTGGACAGTAACGCCGACTGCTCTCGGCTGGTGGTGGACGGgtggctggagctggagctgctgaacCCAGAGGAGGCCCTGCGAGTCCTGTCCACAGCCCTCACTCTGCGGGCAGAGTgggagcgcctcctgctggtgcagctggagcaggacgcCTCTGACTCGGGTCCAGCAGTGTCTCGCAAAGCCATGGAGAAGCTGAGCGACGGCCTGGTCCGGTTCTTGCTCTACACCGAG ATCCGCTACAGCGTGCGGCGCCTCACCGCCCTGCAGACCCAGAGCCTGTATGTCGGTCCTCAGGCAGAGTCTCAGAAATGTGCCGGCCCTGACCAGCTGTTCCCTGGAGTGGAGGCCAAACCTGACCCGATTAAAGGAGGTCTACGTGtcagcagcttcttcacctACAACTGCCTGACA GACTCCCGAGATCTGTACAGCGAGTGTCTGCGCACCTTCTGGACGTGTCCCAACTGTGACCTCTACATGCCCCTCACACCGCTGGAGCGCATGCAGCATGAGACCACTTGCAGGCGGGCGGAGGAAGTGCAGCAGGCGGACGAAG AAGCGGGCGTCAAgtcggcctcctccacctcccgaCTCACCAGAGTGTATCACTGCGATGTCTGCGACGAGGATCTGACGCTCACGCCCACGGAGATCCTCAAACACAAACGCCAGCACATGTTTTCAGCCAAGTGA
- the spred3 gene encoding sprouty-related, EVH1 domain-containing protein 3 — translation MEGDVRVRAVVMTRDDSSGGWVPLGGGGLSHVVICKGRSHDGRGRREYVIRGERLRDRAPVLECTVQRGLVYNKVNPIFHHWRVEERKFGLTFRSPADAISFEKGLQAVIDKLDRGSDSPSSSTPEEADTEDDGQASHTGSESSSNSRKEMLPKPITIVTSESSSTCFVRPEEFSFGSSHGVTTQTPAQIHTRLGQHQLSPMTSLLNPTGAPPPPPTPPTPPVGPPASSPLSPLSPTISLLEEGDLRSVDPCKDLWGSRGYEDYRRAGSTRTMVGGLTGGVVVGGGGSLQDKSEFCVVRFEKDLAGVGTTGCDVTVSLDSKASHRLSSSSPTCLSIPNAVSGVSSGAGSPQETGKGSPSPCCIHTSLATPRSRTRKRGGGASCGGDTAVISPDDDSPCPQASSSCSSRCVYCRSVFSASENGRGRCRDAPDPALHCLRQWTCVWCADSLLYHCMSDSEGEFWEPCSCDDSMGGHPHPLCCARWLALLALSLFVPCMCCYLPLRACLRCGERCGCCGGKHKAVR, via the exons ATGGAGGGCGA TGTGCGTGTCCGCGCAGTGGTGATGACACGTGACGACTCCAGCGGCGGGTGGGTGCCCCTCGGAGGTGGCGGTCTCAGTCACGTGGTCATATGCAAGGGGCGGAGCCACGACGGGAGAGGGCGGAGAGAGTACGTCATCCGCGGAGAGCGGCTGCGTGACCGCGCG CCGGTACTGGAGTGTACGGTGCAGAGAGGCCTGGTGTACAACAAGGTGAACCCCATCTTCCATCACTGGAGAGTTGAGGAGCGGAAATTTGGCTTGACATTCCGGAGTCCGGCCGATGCCATCTCCTTCGAGAAGGGACTGCAAGCAGTGATTGATAAGCTGGACAGAG GTTCAGACTCGCCTTCGTCGTCCACCCCAGAGGAGGCTGACACAGAGGACGATGGCCAAGCA TCCCACACAGGAAGCGAGTCCTCGTCCAACAGCAGAAAGGAGATGCTGCCCAAACCCATCACCATCGTCACCAGTGAGTCGTCCTCCACCTGCTTCGTGCGGCCGGAGGAGTTCAGTTTTGGGTCCAGCCACGGGGTCACCACTCAGACACCTGCTCAG ATCCACACCAGGCTGGGGCAGCATCAGCTCTCACCAATGACTTCCCTGTTGAACCCCACTGGTGCCCCACCCCCGCCCCCCACACCACCAACTCCTCCGGTCGGACCCCCAGCCTCATCTCCCCTCTCCCCGCTGTCGCCCACCATCTCTCTGTTAGAGGAAGGGGATCTACGCAGTGTGGACCCCTGCAAGGACCTGTGGGGCTCCAGAGGGTACGAGGACTACCGCCGAGCCGGATCAACCAGGACTATGGTTGGGGGTCTAACTGGGGGCGTGGTTGTGGGAGGCGGGGGCAGCCTACAGGATAAATCGGAGTTCTGCGTGGTCCGCTTTGAGAAGGATTTGGCCGGAGTGGGGACGACCGGCTGTGATGTGACGGTGAGCCTGGACAGCAAGGCCTCCCATCGCCTCTCCTCATCCTCGCCCACATGCCTGTCCATACCCAACGCCGTGTCCGGTGTGTCCTCAGGTGCCGGTTCACCCCAGGAGACGGGCAAAGGCTCTCCGTCCCCTTGCTGCATACACACGTCGCTGGCCACGCCTCGATCGCGGACTCGTaagagagggggaggggccAGCTGCGGCGGGGACACGGCCGTCATTTCCCCTGACGACGACAGTCCGTGTCCCCAGGCCTCGTCTTCGTGCTCGTCCCGCTGCGTCTACTGCCGCTCCGTGTTCAGTGCGTCGGAGAACGGGCGTGGCCGCTGCAGAGACGCCCCCGACCCCGCCCTGCACTGCCTGCGCCAGTGGACCTGCGTTTGGTGCGCGGACAGTCTGCTCTACCACTGCATGTCGGACTCTGAGGGCGAGTTCTGGGAGCCATGTTCTTGCGATGACTCGATGGGGGGCCACCCGCACCCCCTCTGCTGCGCCCGCTGGCTGGCCCTCCTGGCACTCTCGCTCTTCGTGCCCTGCATGTGCTGCTACTTGCCTTTGCGCGCCTGCCTGCGGTGTGGGGAGAGGTGCGGCTGCTGTGGGGGAAAGCACAAAGCGGTCCGATGA